GCTTACAAAAGCCTCTTTCTCGTCTAATCCCTCGGTATCGACCAAAATTTCTGGATAGTACTCGTCATTTATCTGTACACTTATGCCACTGCTTGTGCTTAGCACGAAGATATCAGGCACCGCCTCTTTTTCATCTTCAAGAAATTCAATGGCCGGGGGATTTTTAAATTTCTTTATGATTTTTAGCGCGTCGTCGTAAAATTTAAGCTTTCTAAGCTTTTCTATATTTTCAAAATTTAAGATGATCTTTTTCGCGCACTCTATGATCTCATCACTCGCCTCTGCCTCGCTTAGCTGAAACAAAAAGCTCTCTTTGACATCCTTTGCGCCCACGCCACAGGGCTCAAGATGGGTAAATCTCGCCCTAACCCGCTCTACTTCGCCCTCATTAAAGCCCGCAAAAATTTCATCATCATAAGAAAAATAGCCCTCATCGTCCAAACACTCGATGATCTTATATGCGATATCTTGAGACTTTTGCGTGGGGAAAAGTGGCGGATTGATTTGACCAATTAGCTTTTCATAGAGGCTTTCTTTGTAAATGCTTAAAGCCTCGATACTCTCGCTAACCGAGTTTTTGCTAACCTGCTCGAAAAAATTTCGTTTTTTTTCGCTTTTTTCTAAATTTTTATGTTCGATCGTGGCAAATGGATTGTCTTTTATAAAAGGCTCAAGCGTCTCTTTTAGCTCATCAAGCCCGCTTTGAAGGATAGGAAGCCAACTTCGTAGCGTTTGGTTTAGTTTTATCTTTGGCGCTAAAGTTTGCTTTTGCCTTAGCATCATCTACTCAAGTAGCTTAAATTCTTCGCCAAGATAGTGCGTTCTTACGAGCTTGTTGTTTGCCACTTCACTAGCACTACCACTTGCTAGAAGTGAGCCATCTTTGATGACATAAGCTCTGTCGCAAATGGCTAGCGTCTCACGGACGTTGTGATCAGTTATCAAAACGCCGATGCCTAGCTTTTTAAGGTCTCTAACGATGCTTTGGATGTCGCTAACTGCGATAGGATCGACGCCTGCAAATGGTTCATCAAGCAGCAAAAATTTTGGCTTTATGATGAGACTTCTAGCGATCTCACAGCGTCTGCGCTCGCCACCACTTAGGCTAACGCCCTTTCTTAGGCGGATAGGCTCGATATTTAGCATATTTAGCATCTCATTTACTCTTTTAGAGATATCTTCTTTGCTTTGATTTAGTATTTCAGCCCCAAGGAGCAAATTTTCTTCTACGCTTAGCTCTTTAAATATGCTTGATTCTTGCGGCAAATAGCCAATACCAAGGTGCGCTCTTTTGTGAAGCGGGACGTTTGTGATCTTTTCGTCATTTAAAAAGACATCTCCGCTAGTTGGCGAGATGAGCCCGCAGATCATATAAAAAGTGGTCGTCTTTCCGGCACCATTTGGCCCAAGAAGCCCCACAACTTCGCCACTATTTACCTCTAAAGATATACCTTTTATGATCTCACTTTTTTTAATCGTCTTTTTTAGATCTTTTACTTCTAGTTTATGCACTTATAACCTCGTATTTTCTGCCATTTTTGCTAGGAGAAATTTTTACTAATGTATAGCTCTCGCCGTTTTTCTTTAGAGCTTTTTCTAAATTTTCATCGCCCCACTCTACTAGATGAAGCCCTTCTTCAAATAAATTTTCAAAAAGGCCATTTTTTGCCATCCCGTCAAATCCGATCTGGTAAATGTCGTAGTGGTAGATATCTTTACCATAAATTTGCATTAAAGAAAATGTCGGCGACGTCACGCTCTCGTCTATCCCGTGAGCCTTGATGATCGCCTTTACAAGCGTCGTTTTGCCACTTGCTAGATCGCCGCTTAGTAGCACCACGCCACTTTTTGGAAGCACCCGCACAAGCCCATCAAGCTCATTTTCTAAAAGCTCAAAAACCATCAAAGCTCTTTTACATATTCGCTTTGAGCGCTTTTTGGTATGCTTTTTGTAGTCGGGATCGCTAGCACCTCATATCTCGCCTCACGAGCTAGAAATTTGATAGTGATAACGTCGCCGATCTTAACATCTTTTGCCGCTTTTGCCTGCACGCCGTTGATGCTCACAACGCCGCTTTTGCACATATCTTCGCTAACGGCACGCCTTTTGGTAATATTTACTACGTTTAAAAATTTATCTACTCTCATGCGGCGGATTTTAACAAAAATAGCCTTAAATTTTTAATCCTTCAGATATTTTAAAAGCTCTTTTAAATTTAGAGGTATGACGCTGCCGTGCGTCTCATTTTTAAAAAGCTCAAAGTGAGAATTTACGCCACTTTGTTTTAAAATCCCAGCCAAATCGCTCGCCTTTAAAATGCCAGCTTTGTCTGTTTTACCCTTTCTCTTTTCAAGCTCGCCAACGCTAAGAAAGACAAATTTAGCCTTTAGTTTCTCTTTAAATTTACCCTCGCTCACATTTTGCTTTAAAATTTCAGACCCACCCCACCAAAGAGATGGCGAAGCGATAAAGAAATTTGAAAATACGCCCTCATTTTTAAGCAAAGCATAAAGTGTAAAAAGCCCGCCAAAAGAGTGTCCATAAAGGCTCTTTTGGCTGTCTTGCACGTTAAATTTCTGATCGATTAATGGCACTAAATTTTTAGTTAAAAAGTGGTAAAACGCATCAGCGCCACCACCATTGCTAAATTCCTCGCCATCTGCCTTTGGCGTGAGATCTTTTGTGCGTTTTTCTACCTCATAGCTTTTGTCTGTGTCATATCCTATGCCTATTATTAGCGGTGCGGAAGAGCCCTCAAATTCATTTAAGAGCATGTTAAACTGGGCATTTGCATCAAGCAAGAAAAGCACATTTTTAAACTCACTTTGTCCCTTTAGCTTGGCTGTGAAAATTTTATAAATTTCATCATTTGCGCTCATTTTAAAGGTTGAAATTTCAAATTTACTAGCAGCTTTTTGGCTAAGTGGCTCAGGTGTCTGGCTAGGTCCTGCATGTAAAGTCTGCGTTATACCAAGTGTAAAAAGCAAAAATTTAAACGCTCTTACCATTTTGCAGCGACCTTAAACCAAAATCTCCTGCCCTCTTGTGGATACCAGTAGTAATTGCCGTCGTCTGCTAGCGCCTCATCGTATCTTACTTTATCAAAGATATTGTAGGCATTTAGGCTAAGTGTTAGGTGCTTGTTTGCGTCCCAGCTTACGCCTGTATCAAATGTGAGTAAATTTTTATTATTTTCACTCACCTTATTGCCAGGGCCAAATTTCACACTAGTAAGCTTACTCTCATAGTTTGTGGTGAAGAATGTTTTTACACTCTTAATTGGTTTATAAGCAAGTGTTGCATGAAATGCATGCTCTGGGGTTGCTGTTAGGCTTTTTGCATCAAGTCTGCCAAGATTTGTCTCACTAAATTTCATAGGGCCGTTTGGTGTGTTTATCGTTGGGTTGCCGGTTTTTATCTTTGACTTATTATAGGTGTAATTTGAGCTTAGATTTAAGTTTGAAAGGATGTCATAGTCGCCACTTAGCTCCACTCCCCAAACGGTCGCACCTTCAATGTTAAAGTAAGTTCCCCAACCAGGGCAATTAACACTTGGCGCACCTGAGCAAGTACCAAAGGCTGGAATTCTATTTACATTACTGCCGTCGGTATCTAGGATCTTGTCTTTAAATTCATTTTTAAAAAACATTACCGAGCCTCTAAAATCAGCCTGATTGTCATAATATGCACCAACTTCGTAAGTTATACTTTTTTCTGGCTTTAGATCTTTGTTTCCAAAATCAACTATTTTCCAAGCATTTTGAATAGTGCCTACTTCTGGGGAGATTTGATTGACATTTGGCGTTTTATAGCCAGTTGCTACGCCGCCTTTTAAGCTTAGCGTATCTGTAGCGTTATAGACTAGGTAAGCTCTTGGCGAGAGGTGATTGCCAAAGAATTCGTTGTGCGTGAGTCTTGAGCCAAGCGTTAAAAATAGCTTCTCATCTAAAATTTGCCACTCATCCTCGATAAATCCCGCATGCTCACTCATCGAGTAGCTTTTTGGATTTTTAAGACCATTCCTTGAGGCATTTGAGACGATGAAGGTCGTGCCGACATTTTGCTTGCTAAAGTCATAACCAAAAGTGAGTGTATGCGCGCCAAAAAACGTTGTAAATTTAGAATTAAAGTTGTGATTTTTGGCTTTTGCAGGTATGAGGCTGTCAAAAAGACTCGTTCTTTGTGTCTCATCATAAATGTAGCTGATATCGGCATTTAGGTTATCAAATTCGCCAAGATAGCCCACGCCATAGCTCTTTTTCTCATAGTCATAGGCGTTTAGAAGTCTGTTTGTTCTAGTAGTGGCTGACTTTCCAATAGTTCTTGAGTAATCATGCCTTTCATTTGAGCCAAGGATGAAAAATTTATTGTGCTCGTCTGGTGTGATCCAAAGTTTTGCGCTTAAATTTCTCTTATCGCTCTTTTGATATCCGCCTTTATAGTTGTCCTCATCTCTTAGTTTTTTATAGCCCCAAAGCTGGAGTGCAAAAAGGTCTTTATAAAGAGGTAAATTTAGATAAAAGTCGCCTTGTCTGCCATCACCTATGCCTTTGTGCGTGTTTATCGTGGTTGAGATGCCGACGTTGCCGCTAAATTTTGAAAAATCTTTTTTAGTGATGATATTTATCACGCCACCAACTGCGTCGCTACCATAAAGCGAGCTCATAGGACCACGGATGACCTCTATACGCTCGATCGCCTCGGCTGGTGGGATGAAATTTGAGTTCATATCCCCTGCTCCACCCTTTGGGTTTGCGCTACTTGAATTTACCCTTTTGCCATCAATTAAAACTAGCGTTTGAGAGCTTTCCATACCGCGTATCGAGATACCGCTAGCTGGACCATCCTCGCCACCAACGACATTTACGCCTGGGACTTTTTGAGCGATTGAGTGAAGCGAAGTAAAGCTATCTTTTGTAAGCTCATCGCCACTTATCACGCTTATGCTCGCAGGAGCCTCTTTGATCTGCTGCGAAAAGCCACTCGCACTTACTACAACACCATCAAGCCTTGTTTCGTTATTGTCTTTATGCTCTGCTCCAAAGAGCGAATTTGCCACGCAAGCGCTAAGGCAGATGGCAATAAATTTTGTTTTTCTCACGACTATCCTTTTAAAATTTAATTTGAAAAAGTTTGAAATTTAACAAAGTATCTTTTAAAACAATATTAATTATCATAATTTTAAATAGTAATCTTTTTTATAAAATTTTCTAAGAAAAAACTTACATTATTTATTAAATTAGTTTATTAAAAATTAATCAATTTAGGCTAAAATACGACCATTTTAACAAAAGGAAGAGCTATGAAAAAAGACGTAAAAAAAGTGGTTTTAGCATACTCTGGCGGACTTGACACAAGTATCATTTTAAAATGGCTTCAAGATGAATATAACTGCGAAGTAGTCACATTTACAGCTGACATTGGCCAAGGCGAGGAGCTAGAGCCTGCACGCAAAAAAGCCTTAGCACTTGGTGTAAAGCCTGAAAATATTTTTATTGAAGATTTAAGAGAAGAATTTGTACGTGATTATGTGTTTCCAATGTTTAGAGCAAATGCAGTCTACGAGGGCGAGTATCTACTTGGCACATCGATAGCGCGCCCACTAATAGCAAAACGCCAAAGTGAGATCGCAAGACTTGTTGGTGCTGATGGTGTGAGCCACGGAGCAACAGGCAAAGGCAACGACCAAGTTCGCTTTGAGCTTGGATACTACGCGCTTGGCGACAACCTAACTATTACAGCTCCATGGCGCGAGTGGGATCTAAATAGTCGTGAAAAACTTTTGGCATACGCTGAGAAAAACGGCATAGATATCACCAAAAAACCAGGCAAAAGCCCATACTCAATGGACGCAAATTTACTTCACATAAGCTACGAAGGCTTAGTGCTTGAAGACCCAAGCCACGCACCAGAAGATGATATGTGGAGATGGACAGTAAGCCCAAAAGATGCCCCAGATAAGAGCGAGATTATCGAGATAGGCTATGAAAAAGGCGATCCAATGAGCATAAACGGCAAAAAAATGAGCCCAGCTGAAATTTTAACCGAGTTAAACCGCCTTGGCGCAAAACACGGCATCGGCAGACTTGACATCGTAGAAAACCGCTCAGTTGGTATGAAGAGCCGCGGCTGCTACGAAACTCCTGGTGGCACGATAATGCTAAAAGCTCACAGAGCGATCGAGAGCATCACACTTGACCGCGGTGCAGCTCACTTAAAAGATGAGATCATGCCAAAATATGCCGAGCTAATCTACAACGGCTACTGGTGGTCACCTGAGCGAAATATGCTTCAAGCTCTCATCGACAAGAGCCAAGAGCACGTAAATGGCTCTGTTAAAGTTGAGCTTTATAAAGGCAACGTGACTATCCTTGGCAGAAGCAGTAAAAATGATAATCTATTTAGCGAGGCATACTGCACATTTGAAGAAGATAGCGTTTATAATCAAAAAGATGCAGCTGGTTTTATCAAACTAAATGCACTTCGTTTCATCATCGCACGCAAAAATGGGCGAAAATTTTACTAAAAAATAAAATTGAAAAAGGAAAGAAATGAAAGTATTATTAATAAAAGATGTAAAGGCGCTTGGTAAAGCTGGCGAGATAAAAGAGGTAAAAGACGGCTATGGCAATAACTTCTTAATCGGCAAAGGCTTTGCAAAAGCAGCTACTCCAGACGTTCTTCGCCAATATGAAGCAGCCCAAAAAAGAAAGGCCGAAGAGCTAAAATATGAGATCGCAAATTTAGAAAAGCTAAAAGAAGAGCTTGAAAAAGTGACAGTTGTCATCAAAAAAACTCTTGGCGCAAATGGCTCGCTTTTTGGCTCAGTTTCAAAAGAAGAGATCGCAGCAGAGCTTGAAAAAACTCATCATTTAGTTGTCGAAAAAAAAGCGATCGACATGGATACACATCTAAAAGCAGTCGGCCTTTATGACGTTCATGTAAAGCTTGGACACTCGATAAATGCGAGCTTGAAGGTTGATGTGCAAGGAGAGTAGATGTTTCATGCGACAACCATCTTAGCCTACAAAGGCAAAAATAAAGCGGTCATCGGCGGCGACGGGCAGGTGAGCTTTGGCAACACCGTCTTAAAAGGAAATGCCGTAAAAATTCGTAAAATTCATAACGGTAAAGTCCTAGCTGGCTTTGCTGGTAGCACTGCTGATGCGTTTAACCTTTTTGATATGTTTGAGAAAAATTTGGAGCATACAAAGGGCGATTTGCTAAAGGCGGTTATAGAATTTAGCAAAGAGTGGCGCAAAGACAAGTATTTAAGAAAGCTTGAGGCGATGATGCTTGTGCTTGATAGGGATAAAATTTTCTTACTTAGTGGCACTGGGGATGTTGTAGAACCAGAAGATGGCAAGATAGCAGCTATCGGAAGTGGTGGCAACTACGCCCTTTCAGCAGCCCGTGCCTTAGATAAATTTGCCGATATAGACGAAGAGGAGCTAGTTAAAGAGAGCCTCAAGATCGCCGGCGAAATTTGCATCTATACAAATACAAACATCAAAACTTATGTTTTAGAATAAGAGAGAAAATGAACTTAACACCAAGAGAAATTGTTAAATTTTTAGATGACTATGTGATCGGTCAAAAGGACGCCAAAAAGATTATAGCGATCGCACTTCGCAACCGCTACCGCCGCATGAAGCTTGAAAAGAGCTTGCAAGATGACATCATGCCAAAAAATATCTTGATGATCGGCTCAACTGGCGTTGGTAAAACTGAGATCGCAAGGCGTCTTTCAAAGATGATGGGACTGCCATTTATCAAGGTCGAGGCTAGCAAATATACCGAGGTTGGCTTTGTTGGCCGTGATGTTGAGAGTATGGTAAGAGACCTTGCTATGGCATCATATAATCTCGTAAAAAACGAGCAAAGTGAAAAAAATCAAGATAAAATCAACGCCTACATCGAAGAAAAGATCGTCTCAAAGCTACTGCCACCACTTCCAAAAGGTGCTAGCGAAGAGAAGCAAGCAGAGTACGCAAAGAGCTATGAAAAGATGCTAAATAGGCTAAGAAACGGCGAGCTTGACGAGCTAAGTATCGAGATCGAGGTACAGCAAAATCCGCTTGAGGCTGGCTCAAACGTGCCACCTGACATGGCGCAGATGCAAGAGAGCTTTATAAAGATAATTGGCATCGGCGGTAAAAACATCAAAAAAGAGATGAAGGTAAAAGACGCTAAAAAAGCCCTTCAAAGCGAGGCAAATGATAAAATTTTAGACCTTGAGAGCGTAAAAACTGAAGCTTTAAGAAGAGCTGAAAACGAGGGCATCATCTTTATAGACGAGATCGATAAGGTAGCCGTTGGCTCAGGTAGCTCAAACAGACAAGATCCTAGCAAAGAAGGCGTGCAAAGAGACTTGCTGCCTATCGTTGAGGGCTCAAATGTAAATACTAAATTTGGAAATTTAAAGACAGATCACATTTTATTTATCGCAGCTGGCGCTTTTCACATAAGCAAACCAAGTGATCTCATCCCAGAGCTACAAGGCCGTTTTCCACTAAGGGTCGAGCTTGATAGCCTTGATGAGGACGCACTTTATCAAATTTTAACCCAGCCAAAAAATTC
The genomic region above belongs to Campylobacter concisus and contains:
- a CDS encoding RNA polymerase factor sigma-54, with product MLRQKQTLAPKIKLNQTLRSWLPILQSGLDELKETLEPFIKDNPFATIEHKNLEKSEKKRNFFEQVSKNSVSESIEALSIYKESLYEKLIGQINPPLFPTQKSQDIAYKIIECLDDEGYFSYDDEIFAGFNEGEVERVRARFTHLEPCGVGAKDVKESFLFQLSEAEASDEIIECAKKIILNFENIEKLRKLKFYDDALKIIKKFKNPPAIEFLEDEKEAVPDIFVLSTSSGISVQINDEYYPEILVDTEGLDEKEAFVSSRIKEASELIDALEMRKATLYKIGLMIVEYQYDYFLGGDIKPMKLKDLADELGRNPSTISRAIANKYLSCSRGTVALKNFFSTGFDDEISNAAIKEFLLELIKGEDHKKPLSDLKIQELIQAKFNIQIVRRTITKYRKILNIGSSSQRKRVYQING
- the lptB gene encoding LPS export ABC transporter ATP-binding protein codes for the protein MHKLEVKDLKKTIKKSEIIKGISLEVNSGEVVGLLGPNGAGKTTTFYMICGLISPTSGDVFLNDEKITNVPLHKRAHLGIGYLPQESSIFKELSVEENLLLGAEILNQSKEDISKRVNEMLNMLNIEPIRLRKGVSLSGGERRRCEIARSLIIKPKFLLLDEPFAGVDPIAVSDIQSIVRDLKKLGIGVLITDHNVRETLAICDRAYVIKDGSLLASGSASEVANNKLVRTHYLGEEFKLLE
- the tsaE gene encoding tRNA (adenosine(37)-N6)-threonylcarbamoyltransferase complex ATPase subunit type 1 TsaE, producing the protein MVFELLENELDGLVRVLPKSGVVLLSGDLASGKTTLVKAIIKAHGIDESVTSPTFSLMQIYGKDIYHYDIYQIGFDGMAKNGLFENLFEEGLHLVEWGDENLEKALKKNGESYTLVKISPSKNGRKYEVISA
- a CDS encoding RNA-binding S4 domain-containing protein, with protein sequence MRVDKFLNVVNITKRRAVSEDMCKSGVVSINGVQAKAAKDVKIGDVITIKFLAREARYEVLAIPTTKSIPKSAQSEYVKEL
- a CDS encoding alpha/beta hydrolase — encoded protein: MVRAFKFLLFTLGITQTLHAGPSQTPEPLSQKAASKFEISTFKMSANDEIYKIFTAKLKGQSEFKNVLFLLDANAQFNMLLNEFEGSSAPLIIGIGYDTDKSYEVEKRTKDLTPKADGEEFSNGGGADAFYHFLTKNLVPLIDQKFNVQDSQKSLYGHSFGGLFTLYALLKNEGVFSNFFIASPSLWWGGSEILKQNVSEGKFKEKLKAKFVFLSVGELEKRKGKTDKAGILKASDLAGILKQSGVNSHFELFKNETHGSVIPLNLKELLKYLKD
- a CDS encoding TonB-dependent receptor domain-containing protein, yielding MRKTKFIAICLSACVANSLFGAEHKDNNETRLDGVVVSASGFSQQIKEAPASISVISGDELTKDSFTSLHSIAQKVPGVNVVGGEDGPASGISIRGMESSQTLVLIDGKRVNSSSANPKGGAGDMNSNFIPPAEAIERIEVIRGPMSSLYGSDAVGGVINIITKKDFSKFSGNVGISTTINTHKGIGDGRQGDFYLNLPLYKDLFALQLWGYKKLRDEDNYKGGYQKSDKRNLSAKLWITPDEHNKFFILGSNERHDYSRTIGKSATTRTNRLLNAYDYEKKSYGVGYLGEFDNLNADISYIYDETQRTSLFDSLIPAKAKNHNFNSKFTTFFGAHTLTFGYDFSKQNVGTTFIVSNASRNGLKNPKSYSMSEHAGFIEDEWQILDEKLFLTLGSRLTHNEFFGNHLSPRAYLVYNATDTLSLKGGVATGYKTPNVNQISPEVGTIQNAWKIVDFGNKDLKPEKSITYEVGAYYDNQADFRGSVMFFKNEFKDKILDTDGSNVNRIPAFGTCSGAPSVNCPGWGTYFNIEGATVWGVELSGDYDILSNLNLSSNYTYNKSKIKTGNPTINTPNGPMKFSETNLGRLDAKSLTATPEHAFHATLAYKPIKSVKTFFTTNYESKLTSVKFGPGNKVSENNKNLLTFDTGVSWDANKHLTLSLNAYNIFDKVRYDEALADDGNYYWYPQEGRRFWFKVAAKW
- a CDS encoding argininosuccinate synthase codes for the protein MKKDVKKVVLAYSGGLDTSIILKWLQDEYNCEVVTFTADIGQGEELEPARKKALALGVKPENIFIEDLREEFVRDYVFPMFRANAVYEGEYLLGTSIARPLIAKRQSEIARLVGADGVSHGATGKGNDQVRFELGYYALGDNLTITAPWREWDLNSREKLLAYAEKNGIDITKKPGKSPYSMDANLLHISYEGLVLEDPSHAPEDDMWRWTVSPKDAPDKSEIIEIGYEKGDPMSINGKKMSPAEILTELNRLGAKHGIGRLDIVENRSVGMKSRGCYETPGGTIMLKAHRAIESITLDRGAAHLKDEIMPKYAELIYNGYWWSPERNMLQALIDKSQEHVNGSVKVELYKGNVTILGRSSKNDNLFSEAYCTFEEDSVYNQKDAAGFIKLNALRFIIARKNGRKFY
- the rplI gene encoding 50S ribosomal protein L9 translates to MKVLLIKDVKALGKAGEIKEVKDGYGNNFLIGKGFAKAATPDVLRQYEAAQKRKAEELKYEIANLEKLKEELEKVTVVIKKTLGANGSLFGSVSKEEIAAELEKTHHLVVEKKAIDMDTHLKAVGLYDVHVKLGHSINASLKVDVQGE
- the hslV gene encoding ATP-dependent protease subunit HslV — its product is MFHATTILAYKGKNKAVIGGDGQVSFGNTVLKGNAVKIRKIHNGKVLAGFAGSTADAFNLFDMFEKNLEHTKGDLLKAVIEFSKEWRKDKYLRKLEAMMLVLDRDKIFLLSGTGDVVEPEDGKIAAIGSGGNYALSAARALDKFADIDEEELVKESLKIAGEICIYTNTNIKTYVLE
- the hslU gene encoding HslU--HslV peptidase ATPase subunit encodes the protein MNLTPREIVKFLDDYVIGQKDAKKIIAIALRNRYRRMKLEKSLQDDIMPKNILMIGSTGVGKTEIARRLSKMMGLPFIKVEASKYTEVGFVGRDVESMVRDLAMASYNLVKNEQSEKNQDKINAYIEEKIVSKLLPPLPKGASEEKQAEYAKSYEKMLNRLRNGELDELSIEIEVQQNPLEAGSNVPPDMAQMQESFIKIIGIGGKNIKKEMKVKDAKKALQSEANDKILDLESVKTEALRRAENEGIIFIDEIDKVAVGSGSSNRQDPSKEGVQRDLLPIVEGSNVNTKFGNLKTDHILFIAAGAFHISKPSDLIPELQGRFPLRVELDSLDEDALYQILTQPKNSLLKQYIALLSTENVELEFDDEAIREIARIAHAANEKMEDIGARRLHTVIERVIEDVSFEASEKSGEKINVTKELVKERLKDVVEDQDLARYIL